TTTTTACTTTTTATAGTTTCCAATCAATTGGCGACTGGCCTTGCTGTGTTAGCAAATTATTGGTTTTGCTAAAGTGTTGGCAGCCTAAAAATAATCGTACCGACAGTGGCGAGGGATGTCCGGCGGTTAAAATATGGTGGCGGTTGGCATCAATTAAAGCTAATTTACTTTTGGCAAAATTGCCCCAAAGCATAAAAATTATGCCTTGCCTGTGCTGCGACAGGGCGCTAATAGTGGCATCGGTAAAACGCTGCCAGCCAATATTTTGGTGCGAGAGTGGTTTGCCTTGCTCAACGGTAAGCATGGCGTTGAGCAAAAAGACACCTTGTTTAACCCATGGAGTTAGGTCGGTATTGCCTGTAAATTGGATGCCCAAATCGGCACTAATTTCTTTAAAAATATTTTTAAGCGATGGCGGTGCTTCAATTCCATTCGGAACAGAAAAACTAAGCCCGTGCGCCTGCCTTGGCCCATGGTAAGGGTCTTGACCTAAAATAACCACTTTAACTTGGTTAAAAGGTAATAAATTGTAGGTGTTAAAGATTAAATTTCCGGGAGGATAAATAGTTTTTTGAGCCTGTTTTTCGGCCAATAGAAAAGCTTTGAGATTGGCAAAATAAGGCTGCTCAAATTCGGTTTTTAATACGTTAAACCACGACTCGTCAATTTTTGGTTTTACGGTATCGGTGCTCATAGTTTGTAAAATATAATGTAGGGTAGGGTAGTGGCAACAAGAGGGGCAAAATTAATTGTTTTGTGCAAAACCAAGCGCAATTTATTAAACTTGTAAAACCTTATAGTTATCTTTGCAGAGAAAAATAATTTAACGCACTACTATTATATGGTTTATTTAACCCGAGTTGAACATTTTTGTGCTGCCCATAAATTGCACAACCCTAATTTGAGTGAGGCCGAAAATCAGGCCTTGTTTGGCAAATGTGCCAACCCTAATTGGCATGGACATAATTATAGGTTACATGTAACTGTTAAAGGGGTGCCCGCCCCCCACACAGGATTTGTAATAAATGCTATAAATCTTAGCGCCATTATTAAAAAGGTAATTTTAGAAAAGGTTGACCACCTTAATTTAAACCTCGATGTTGATTTTATGCAGGGCATTTTGCCATCAGCCGAAAACCTTTTGATTGCTATTTGGCAACAACTTACACCACATATTACCGGTGCGGCTACTTTGCATTGCATTAGATTAGAGGAAACAGATACTATTTACGCCGAATATTATGGCGAGTAACAAACAGATGAATGGCAACAATCTTTTTCCGGATTTTGCTGGGTTACTCGTCTTGAGTATTAATAAAATAGGCCATCCTATTTTATCTTTTGGCTGAAATAAAAAAAACGACCTAAATATGATTTTTTAGGTCGTTTTTTTGTTTTGTCTTTGACTTTATTTTTTAAGTTTTTCTAAAAGTTTTTGCATTTCGGTAATATCCTTACCTTCTGCTTGGCCTATGGAAATTGCTTCGTTGGCGTATTTTTCTGAATTTAGGGTGTCGCCAATTTTATAAAGAAGGCTCGCATACATACTCACGGTAGTGTAATTTTTTTTGTCTTTAGCGTTCGACAAAATATGTTCGGCCCAACGTTTTGCCCTATATAAATCTAATTTTCCACTAACATAATTATTATAAACGTTGCTGGCTTCTAAGAGCAAATCAATATCGTCCATGTTTTGGCCGTTAAAATAATTAGCTGTATAGTCCACGTAGGCATTCCAGTCTTTACCTGCCGACAAGTATAACAATTGGTAGCGAGGTTCCATTTTTGTTTGTTCGCCGGGGTAATAGCGGCGGGCAATTCCAACATATTC
The sequence above is drawn from the Sphingobacteriales bacterium genome and encodes:
- a CDS encoding 6-carboxytetrahydropterin synthase: MVYLTRVEHFCAAHKLHNPNLSEAENQALFGKCANPNWHGHNYRLHVTVKGVPAPHTGFVINAINLSAIIKKVILEKVDHLNLNLDVDFMQGILPSAENLLIAIWQQLTPHITGAATLHCIRLEETDTIYAEYYGE
- the ung gene encoding uracil-DNA glycosylase, translated to MSTDTVKPKIDESWFNVLKTEFEQPYFANLKAFLLAEKQAQKTIYPPGNLIFNTYNLLPFNQVKVVILGQDPYHGPRQAHGLSFSVPNGIEAPPSLKNIFKEISADLGIQFTGNTDLTPWVKQGVFLLNAMLTVEQGKPLSHQNIGWQRFTDATISALSQHRQGIIFMLWGNFAKSKLALIDANRHHILTAGHPSPLSVRLFLGCQHFSKTNNLLTQQGQSPIDWKL